In Micrococcus luteus NCTC 2665, a single window of DNA contains:
- a CDS encoding alpha/beta fold hydrolase codes for MTEHTSEHTPENPHVVRRGSGVPLIAVHGTSVDHRLLLPLDDALAEAGEVERIYVDLPGFGRTSALQDDGGLPELAAWLVDWIRAEVGERPFAVLGNSLGGLLARHVAAEFGAQVLGLGLLAPVVDPDEDRRTRTDLVVRERDDAFMSTLDPDDAAPFLEMSPRLTRDTWERFREHALPGVRAVDEEALKRLSARYVLDAVPEEAAPPFEGPALILTGREDHLVGYRDQAALLEHYPRATYAALDAAGHNVHLDQPEVAEALVRAWAVQVGRATTTA; via the coding sequence ATGACCGAGCACACATCCGAGCACACCCCCGAGAACCCCCACGTCGTCCGCCGCGGCTCCGGCGTCCCGCTGATCGCGGTGCACGGCACCAGCGTGGACCACCGGCTGCTGCTGCCGCTCGACGACGCCCTCGCCGAGGCCGGGGAGGTCGAGCGGATCTACGTGGACCTGCCGGGCTTCGGCCGGACCTCGGCCCTCCAGGACGACGGCGGCCTCCCCGAGCTCGCCGCCTGGCTCGTGGACTGGATCCGCGCGGAGGTCGGCGAGCGGCCGTTCGCGGTGCTCGGCAACTCCCTCGGCGGCCTGCTCGCCCGGCACGTGGCGGCCGAGTTCGGCGCGCAGGTGTTGGGGCTGGGGCTGCTCGCGCCCGTCGTCGACCCGGACGAGGACCGGCGCACCCGCACCGACCTGGTGGTGCGCGAGCGCGACGACGCCTTCATGTCTACCCTCGACCCCGACGACGCCGCCCCGTTCCTCGAGATGTCCCCGCGGCTGACGCGGGACACGTGGGAGCGGTTCCGCGAGCACGCGCTGCCGGGCGTCCGCGCCGTGGACGAGGAGGCGCTGAAGCGCCTGTCCGCGCGCTACGTCCTGGACGCCGTGCCGGAGGAGGCCGCGCCGCCGTTCGAGGGGCCCGCCCTGATCCTCACCGGCCGGGAGGACCACCTCGTGGGCTACCGGGACCAGGCCGCGCTCCTGGAGCATTACCCGCGCGCCACCTACGCGGCGCTCGACGCCGCCGGCCACAACGTGCACCTGGACCAGCCGGAGGTCGCCGAGGCGCTCGTCCGCGCGTGGGCGGTGCAGGTGGGACGGGCGACGACGACGGCCTGA
- a CDS encoding amidohydrolase has product MQLDLIVENAHLITGDPARPAASRLGVWRGAVVGVDEQLDGLTARERLDARGRTVLAGFNDAHAHSVWFGQSRLDVDLEGAHTAEEVYDRIRVRAAELTPGAWVTCTGFDPGHLTGPQPDRDGLDAAASGRPVLIRHNTGHAFTVSGAVLFMAGISEQVMQQPEGGRIITDAADRPTGLLEETAMNLVTRLLQPESHEHIGECLQRASQEYAAEGITSVTDAGVAGGWIGHSPLEFGAYQRARDEGLLRTRFQTMVTLDALRPVDGHADDGTHLTLDAGVRTGVGDEWLQIGPAKVFTDGSMLGQTAAMTQDYCGHGHGRGYLQQDAGEMRRACLGAAAAGWALALHAIGDAALDFALEVIAEARARFGRPVMPHRVEHGGVVRDDQVARMAELQVVMTTQPNFISAFGGSVRERIGPARAALSYPAGRLLRAGLVLPGSSDRPVAGGRPLDVIQDFVLRRTETGEQYGPEAERLTVAEALHAYTVGSAEATGWGGRKGRLVEGQLADFTVLSEDPRAVPAEQIAAIDVVATAVGGEFVHGGL; this is encoded by the coding sequence ATGCAGCTCGACCTGATCGTGGAGAACGCGCACCTGATCACCGGCGACCCCGCCCGCCCGGCGGCGTCGCGGCTGGGGGTGTGGCGGGGCGCCGTCGTCGGGGTGGACGAGCAGCTCGACGGCCTCACCGCCCGCGAGCGCCTCGACGCGCGGGGGCGCACCGTCCTGGCCGGGTTCAACGACGCGCACGCGCACAGCGTGTGGTTCGGCCAGTCGCGCCTGGACGTGGACCTCGAGGGCGCGCACACCGCCGAGGAGGTCTACGACCGCATCCGCGTCCGTGCCGCCGAGCTCACCCCGGGCGCGTGGGTGACGTGCACCGGCTTCGATCCCGGCCACCTCACCGGCCCCCAGCCGGACCGCGACGGGCTCGACGCCGCCGCCTCCGGGCGTCCGGTGCTCATCCGCCACAACACCGGCCACGCCTTCACCGTGTCCGGGGCGGTGCTGTTCATGGCGGGCATCAGCGAGCAGGTGATGCAGCAGCCCGAGGGCGGGCGGATCATCACGGACGCCGCGGACCGGCCCACGGGCCTGCTCGAGGAGACCGCCATGAACCTCGTGACCCGGCTGCTGCAGCCGGAGTCCCACGAGCACATCGGCGAGTGCCTGCAGCGGGCCTCGCAGGAGTACGCGGCCGAGGGCATCACCTCGGTCACGGACGCGGGCGTGGCCGGTGGGTGGATCGGGCACAGCCCCCTCGAGTTCGGCGCCTACCAGCGCGCTCGGGACGAGGGGCTGCTGCGCACCCGCTTCCAGACGATGGTCACCCTGGACGCGCTGCGCCCGGTGGACGGCCACGCCGACGACGGCACGCACCTCACCCTCGACGCCGGCGTGCGCACGGGCGTGGGCGACGAGTGGCTGCAGATCGGCCCGGCGAAGGTGTTCACGGACGGCTCCATGCTGGGCCAGACGGCCGCGATGACGCAGGACTACTGCGGACACGGCCACGGCCGCGGCTATCTGCAGCAGGACGCCGGGGAGATGCGCCGCGCGTGCCTGGGCGCCGCGGCCGCCGGCTGGGCGCTGGCCCTGCACGCGATCGGCGACGCCGCCCTCGACTTCGCGCTCGAGGTGATCGCCGAGGCGCGGGCCCGGTTCGGGCGTCCGGTGATGCCGCACCGCGTGGAGCACGGCGGGGTGGTCCGGGACGACCAGGTGGCCCGCATGGCGGAGCTTCAGGTGGTGATGACCACCCAGCCGAACTTCATCAGCGCGTTCGGCGGGTCCGTGCGGGAGCGGATCGGTCCCGCGCGGGCGGCGCTGTCTTACCCCGCCGGCCGGCTGCTGCGCGCGGGCCTGGTGCTGCCGGGCAGCTCGGACCGGCCCGTGGCCGGCGGCCGTCCGCTGGACGTGATCCAGGACTTCGTGTTGCGCCGCACCGAGACCGGCGAGCAGTACGGCCCGGAGGCGGAGCGGCTGACCGTCGCCGAGGCGCTGCACGCCTACACGGTCGGCTCCGCGGAGGCGACCGGCTGGGGCGGGCGCAAGGGGCGGCTGGTCGAGGGCCAGCTCGCGGACTTCACGGTGCTCAGCGAGGACCCCCGCGCGGTGCCGGCCGAGCAGATCGCGGCGATCGACGTGGTCGCCACCGCCGTGGGCGGGGAGTTCGTGCACGGCGGGCTGTGA
- a CDS encoding GyrI-like domain-containing protein: protein MSTLSEMHVIDFPGFPTVVVRGPEQSTADLPGFMDSSFRAIGQAVRQGAFAPAGPAFALYRGILGDGLGETVDLEVGHPVDVPLAGPLEVDGVRVEPSSLPTGRLAVAQHTGPYDLLPEAWGAFLDALRADGHEPGDLCWEAYDTEPGPDVDPATLVTGLAVPVRSAH from the coding sequence ATGAGCACCCTCTCCGAGATGCACGTGATCGACTTCCCCGGCTTCCCCACCGTGGTGGTGCGCGGGCCGGAGCAGTCCACCGCGGACCTGCCCGGCTTCATGGACTCGTCCTTCCGTGCGATCGGGCAGGCCGTGCGCCAGGGCGCCTTCGCCCCGGCCGGCCCCGCGTTCGCCCTGTACCGGGGCATCCTCGGCGACGGCCTGGGCGAGACCGTGGACCTCGAGGTCGGGCACCCCGTAGACGTCCCGCTCGCGGGGCCCCTCGAGGTCGACGGGGTGCGCGTCGAGCCGTCGTCGCTGCCCACGGGCCGCCTCGCCGTCGCGCAGCACACCGGCCCCTACGACCTGCTGCCCGAAGCGTGGGGCGCGTTCCTCGACGCCCTGCGCGCCGACGGCCACGAGCCCGGGGACCTCTGCTGGGAGGCCTACGACACCGAGCCGGGGCCCGACGTCGACCCCGCCACTCTGGTGACCGGGCTCGCCGTGCCGGTGCGCAGCGCCCACTGA
- a CDS encoding alanine:cation symporter family protein: MAVAVFLFSFTTLLSFAFYAETNLAYLIPSKPVQRICIAAARLLLAASMVIGSVQTSAFVWSLADFGVGLYTWVNILALVLLSPVAIRLLKDYDRQRRAGQDPVLDPAAIGVRNAHLWEQIHAAYERTGDVDEAMDHVADTAPDTRAITVVPRREG; the protein is encoded by the coding sequence GTGGCCGTGGCGGTGTTCCTGTTCTCCTTCACCACGCTGCTGTCCTTCGCGTTCTACGCGGAGACGAACCTGGCGTACCTGATCCCGAGCAAGCCGGTGCAGCGCATCTGCATCGCGGCCGCCCGCCTGCTGCTGGCCGCCTCCATGGTCATCGGCTCCGTGCAGACCTCCGCGTTCGTGTGGTCCCTTGCGGACTTCGGTGTGGGCCTGTACACGTGGGTGAACATCCTCGCGCTCGTGCTCCTGAGCCCCGTGGCCATCCGCCTGCTCAAGGACTACGACCGCCAGCGCCGCGCCGGCCAGGACCCCGTCCTGGACCCGGCCGCCATCGGCGTCCGCAACGCCCACCTGTGGGAACAGATCCACGCCGCCTACGAGCGCACCGGGGACGTGGACGAGGCCATGGACCACGTCGCGGACACTGCCCCGGACACCCGGGCCATCACCGTGGTCCCGCGCCGGGAGGGCTGA
- a CDS encoding SRPBCC family protein, which yields MIRTPWTRTPAGARRARRPRQFRRVTTTGPAAVDVAWARYADLRLWPRWAPQIRAVEAPRRRLRAGLRGVVHAPLGLRVPFVVEEVDDAARTWRWTVRVAGTAVSMTHDLTATPRGTRAGLTVHGPAVVALAYRLPARVALRRLCRAHL from the coding sequence ATGATCCGGACCCCCTGGACCCGCACCCCCGCCGGCGCGAGGCGCGCGCGCCGCCCCCGACAGTTCCGCCGCGTGACGACGACCGGGCCCGCCGCCGTGGACGTGGCCTGGGCCCGCTACGCCGACCTGCGCCTGTGGCCGCGGTGGGCTCCGCAGATCCGCGCCGTGGAGGCGCCACGGCGCCGGCTGCGGGCCGGGCTTCGCGGCGTGGTCCACGCGCCCCTGGGGCTGCGCGTCCCGTTCGTGGTCGAGGAGGTCGACGACGCCGCCCGCACCTGGCGGTGGACGGTGCGGGTGGCCGGGACGGCGGTCTCCATGACGCACGACCTCACCGCCACCCCCCGCGGCACCCGGGCGGGGCTGACGGTCCACGGGCCCGCCGTCGTCGCCCTGGCCTACCGACTGCCGGCCCGCGTGGCGCTGCGGCGGCTGTGCCGGGCGCACCTCTGA
- a CDS encoding cystathionine gamma-lyase encodes MSAAPPPPAFGPVLHHRAHGMAPGESISPPLVHASAFHLPGADPDGAPTAPGADVPFQYARWATPTWSALEAALGALEDADVAVVPSGMAAIAAVLLPLLHPGDRALLPADGYGPTRALAAEHLTPRGVHVDLVATQGLAHADLSGYDLVLVETPSNPGLRVADLADVAARAHANGRRDGAGALVVVDNTLLTPLGQRPLELGADVVVASDTKAVNGHTDALGGHVASRDPQVMARVRGWRTLAGGILGTHEAWLIHRGLETLEVRFARMCASAQAVAELAAGHPAVRAVVYPGLADHPDAEVVARQMTAAGGLVGLRFADAAAAERFIAAAQYVVPQTSFGGTHTAAERRARWGDDVPDGFVRLSVGVEPTAELLADLERAMTAAGGGPTA; translated from the coding sequence ATGTCCGCCGCCCCGCCGCCGCCCGCCTTCGGCCCCGTCCTGCACCACCGCGCCCACGGGATGGCCCCGGGGGAGTCCATCTCCCCGCCGCTGGTCCACGCGAGCGCGTTCCACCTGCCCGGCGCGGACCCGGACGGCGCCCCCACCGCCCCCGGCGCGGACGTGCCTTTCCAGTACGCGCGCTGGGCCACGCCCACCTGGTCCGCGCTCGAGGCCGCCCTGGGCGCGCTGGAGGACGCCGACGTCGCCGTGGTCCCCTCCGGCATGGCCGCGATCGCCGCCGTCCTGCTGCCCCTGCTGCACCCGGGGGACCGCGCCCTCCTGCCCGCGGACGGCTACGGGCCCACCCGCGCCCTCGCCGCCGAGCACCTCACGCCCCGAGGCGTGCACGTGGACCTGGTCGCCACCCAGGGGCTCGCCCATGCGGACCTGAGCGGCTACGACCTGGTGCTCGTGGAGACCCCCTCCAACCCGGGGCTGCGCGTGGCGGACCTGGCGGACGTCGCCGCCCGCGCCCACGCGAACGGCCGCCGGGACGGCGCGGGGGCCCTCGTGGTGGTGGACAACACGCTGCTGACCCCCCTGGGGCAGCGCCCGCTGGAGCTGGGGGCGGACGTGGTCGTGGCCTCGGACACGAAGGCCGTCAACGGGCACACGGACGCCCTCGGCGGGCACGTGGCCAGCCGGGACCCGCAGGTGATGGCGCGGGTGCGCGGCTGGCGGACCCTGGCCGGCGGGATCCTGGGCACCCACGAGGCCTGGCTCATCCACCGCGGTCTCGAGACCCTCGAGGTCCGCTTCGCCCGGATGTGCGCCTCGGCGCAGGCGGTCGCGGAGCTGGCCGCGGGCCACCCGGCGGTGCGCGCCGTGGTCTACCCGGGGCTGGCGGACCACCCGGACGCGGAGGTCGTGGCGCGTCAGATGACGGCGGCGGGCGGCCTCGTCGGGCTGCGGTTCGCGGACGCGGCGGCGGCCGAGCGGTTCATCGCCGCGGCGCAGTACGTGGTGCCGCAGACCAGCTTCGGCGGCACGCACACGGCGGCCGAGCGCCGCGCCCGCTGGGGCGACGACGTCCCGGACGGTTTCGTGCGTCTGTCCGTGGGCGTGGAGCCCACCGCCGAGCTGCTGGCCGACCTGGAACGCGCGATGACCGCCGCGGGCGGCGGGCCGACCGCCTGA
- a CDS encoding SDR family oxidoreductase — protein MANDDANTTTTDQLTLQDPVKRYPAITPPEEYLPGTGLDAEMTPKADLGEHSYRGTGRLTGRKALITGGDSGIGAATAIAFAREGADVVVTYLPEEETDAQNVLEVLKAEGRTAVGIPGDLRDKQFCQDVVAQAVDAMGGLDVLVNNGGKQVAQKEFESIDDEQLEATFDINILAQFRLVRAALPHLKPGASIINTTSVVSYMPPETLIDYASTKAAINNFTKGLGQQLAPKGIRVNAVAPGPIWTPLQPSGGQPTEELPDFGKSTPLGRAGQPTELAPAFVFLASAESSYVVGSTISVTGGMPTP, from the coding sequence GTGGCGAACGACGACGCGAACACCACCACCACCGACCAGCTCACCCTGCAGGACCCGGTGAAGCGCTACCCGGCGATCACCCCGCCGGAGGAGTACCTGCCGGGCACCGGCCTGGACGCCGAGATGACCCCCAAGGCGGACCTCGGCGAGCACTCCTACCGCGGCACCGGCCGCCTGACCGGCCGCAAGGCGCTCATCACCGGCGGCGACTCCGGCATCGGCGCGGCCACCGCCATCGCGTTCGCCCGCGAGGGCGCCGACGTGGTGGTCACCTACCTGCCCGAGGAGGAGACCGACGCCCAGAACGTCCTCGAGGTGCTCAAGGCGGAGGGGCGTACCGCCGTCGGGATCCCCGGCGACCTGCGGGACAAGCAGTTCTGCCAGGACGTCGTGGCGCAGGCCGTCGACGCCATGGGCGGGCTGGACGTGCTCGTGAACAACGGCGGCAAGCAGGTGGCCCAGAAGGAGTTCGAGTCCATCGACGACGAGCAGCTCGAGGCCACCTTCGACATCAACATCCTGGCGCAGTTCCGCCTGGTGCGGGCCGCCCTGCCGCACCTGAAGCCCGGGGCGTCCATCATCAACACCACCTCCGTGGTGTCCTACATGCCCCCGGAGACCCTGATCGACTACGCCTCCACCAAGGCCGCGATCAACAACTTCACGAAGGGCCTGGGCCAGCAGCTGGCCCCGAAGGGCATCCGCGTGAACGCCGTGGCCCCCGGCCCCATCTGGACGCCGCTGCAGCCCTCCGGCGGCCAGCCCACCGAGGAGCTGCCGGACTTCGGCAAGTCCACCCCGCTCGGCCGCGCCGGCCAGCCCACCGAGCTGGCCCCCGCGTTCGTGTTCCTGGCCTCGGCCGAGTCCTCGTACGTGGTCGGCTCGACGATCTCCGTCACCGGCGGCATGCCCACGCCGTGA
- a CDS encoding DinB family protein yields the protein MDHKEILHQGLRRQRDALFAKLDGLPEREVRLPRTPTGTNLLGLLKHAATCELEYFGEVFGRPAGIPLPWDAPGVGEEDGADLFAAEDETLEDVLDYARRCFAHADATIEALVLDARGRVPWWPAHLAEVTLAQILSHVALDAARHAGHADILREGIDGQAGLRGPGDNLPGWDAERWAAHVRRLEGIARGAGPVR from the coding sequence ATGGACCACAAGGAGATCCTCCATCAGGGGCTGCGCCGGCAGCGCGACGCCCTCTTCGCGAAGCTGGACGGCCTGCCCGAGCGGGAGGTCCGCCTGCCCCGCACCCCCACCGGCACCAACCTGCTGGGCCTGCTCAAGCACGCGGCCACGTGCGAGCTCGAGTACTTCGGCGAGGTCTTCGGCCGCCCCGCCGGCATCCCCCTGCCCTGGGACGCGCCGGGGGTGGGCGAGGAGGACGGCGCGGACCTGTTCGCCGCCGAGGACGAGACCCTCGAGGACGTCCTCGACTACGCGCGGCGATGCTTCGCGCACGCGGACGCGACCATCGAGGCCCTCGTCCTCGACGCGCGGGGGCGGGTCCCCTGGTGGCCCGCGCACCTGGCCGAGGTGACTCTGGCGCAGATCCTCTCCCACGTGGCCCTCGACGCGGCCCGCCATGCCGGCCACGCCGACATCCTGCGCGAGGGGATCGACGGGCAGGCCGGCCTGCGCGGCCCCGGGGACAACCTGCCCGGCTGGGACGCCGAGCGGTGGGCCGCGCACGTGCGGCGGCTCGAGGGGATCGCCCGGGGTGCGGGCCCGGTGCGCTAG
- a CDS encoding Pr6Pr family membrane protein: MTLPTPAEPRATTARLAFAVAAALSLGGNLLSLWIGSWKPSDLPADAGYAGVLEGGWEHMLNQPTYFTFLSNFLVGVTSLLLALRLHRPGTLFRVLRVTGVVCIVITGVVFNVLLRDADPMTAVERFNDTLQHIVTPILTPVLWAVFGPRRQITWRVVWLSTLIPLAWLAFTLLRGPWLDWYPYTILDVPRLGYDGVAVYVVAILVFSVAVAALLRVADGLLARAGVGVGAGAGVRDGRGTRP; encoded by the coding sequence ATGACCCTCCCCACCCCCGCCGAGCCCCGGGCGACGACGGCGCGGCTCGCCTTCGCCGTCGCCGCGGCGCTGTCCCTGGGCGGCAACCTGCTCTCCCTGTGGATCGGCTCGTGGAAGCCCTCGGACCTGCCGGCCGACGCGGGCTACGCGGGCGTGCTCGAGGGCGGCTGGGAGCACATGCTCAACCAGCCGACGTACTTCACGTTCCTCTCCAACTTCCTGGTGGGGGTGACGTCCCTGCTGCTGGCGCTGCGCCTGCACCGGCCGGGCACGCTGTTCCGGGTGCTGCGGGTGACGGGGGTGGTGTGCATCGTGATCACGGGCGTGGTGTTCAACGTGCTGCTGCGGGACGCCGACCCGATGACCGCCGTCGAGCGGTTCAACGACACCCTGCAGCACATCGTCACGCCGATCCTCACCCCGGTGCTGTGGGCGGTCTTCGGGCCGCGGCGGCAGATCACGTGGCGGGTGGTGTGGTTGTCCACGCTCATCCCGCTCGCCTGGCTGGCGTTCACGCTGCTGCGCGGGCCGTGGCTGGACTGGTACCCGTACACGATCCTGGACGTCCCGCGGCTGGGCTACGACGGCGTCGCCGTCTACGTGGTGGCGATCCTCGTGTTCTCCGTGGCGGTCGCCGCCCTGCTGCGGGTGGCCGACGGCCTGCTGGCGCGGGCCGGCGTCGGGGTGGGGGCGGGCGCGGGAGTACGGGACGGCAGAGGAACCCGCCCCTGA
- a CDS encoding PhzF family phenazine biosynthesis protein, whose amino-acid sequence MPETAAPAPRTTSRTTPHTTYRPSPDHVPAAPARRFLEVDVFATGPLTGNPLAVVVDAEGLSAGRMQALAAWTGFSETAFLLPPTDPDADYRVRIFTPREEFDFAGHPTLGSALAWLHAGGTPRTPGRLVQECGVGLVPVTVADDGVLAFATPPLRRSGPLDEADVVRIAAGLGVEREAIVDHAWGENGPPWQLVRLADADAVRALEPRGHAELKVGVVGLEGPGAETACEVRAFAYGTEDPVTGSLNGALAQWLRGRGLVPERYAAAQGSRVGRRGRVHVHDDGARIWIGGRASVVVDGTIML is encoded by the coding sequence ATGCCCGAGACCGCCGCGCCCGCGCCCCGCACCACATCCCGCACCACACCGCACACCACATACCGCCCCTCGCCCGACCACGTCCCCGCCGCCCCCGCCCGCCGCTTCCTGGAGGTGGACGTGTTCGCCACCGGGCCGCTGACGGGCAACCCGCTGGCCGTCGTCGTGGACGCCGAGGGCCTGTCCGCCGGGCGCATGCAGGCCCTGGCCGCGTGGACCGGCTTCTCCGAGACCGCGTTCCTGCTGCCGCCCACGGACCCCGACGCCGACTACCGGGTGCGCATCTTCACCCCGCGCGAGGAGTTCGACTTCGCCGGCCACCCCACGCTCGGCAGCGCCCTGGCCTGGCTGCACGCCGGCGGGACCCCGCGCACGCCCGGGCGCCTCGTCCAGGAGTGCGGCGTGGGCCTGGTGCCGGTGACCGTGGCCGACGACGGCGTCCTCGCCTTCGCCACGCCGCCCCTGCGCCGCTCGGGCCCGCTGGACGAGGCCGACGTCGTGCGCATCGCGGCGGGCCTCGGCGTGGAGCGGGAGGCGATCGTGGACCACGCGTGGGGCGAGAACGGCCCGCCGTGGCAGCTCGTCCGGCTGGCCGACGCCGACGCCGTGCGGGCCCTGGAGCCGCGCGGGCACGCGGAGCTGAAGGTCGGCGTCGTCGGGCTGGAGGGGCCGGGCGCGGAGACCGCCTGCGAGGTGCGCGCGTTCGCCTACGGCACCGAGGACCCGGTGACCGGCAGCCTCAACGGGGCGCTGGCCCAGTGGCTGCGCGGGCGGGGGCTGGTGCCTGAGCGGTACGCGGCGGCGCAGGGCTCGCGGGTGGGCCGGCGTGGGCGCGTCCACGTGCACGACGACGGCGCGCGGATCTGGATCGGCGGGCGGGCGTCCGTGGTGGTGGACGGCACGATCATGCTCTGA
- a CDS encoding ABC-F family ATP-binding cassette domain-containing protein gives MTSGPPSPALPAGPAAHLRGEHLTVSLGGHRVLTDATVRINAGSRLGIVGENGRGKTTLLHVLTGRITPDVGRVTRAGTLAFVPQALRARDGGMSRTVGDLVREALAGPHAALEALDAAAAALAEAPDDAGAAHRYAEALERVALFDAWDAGRRVDMDLEGLHACTDRERPLTSLSVGQRHRVRLAVTLGSRPDLLLLDEPTNHLDDVALDFLTRRLVEHPGGVAVVSHDRALLRAVCTDIVDLDPSQDGRPRRYSGGYAGWAKGRRRARAAWEQEYAEQTAERERLELAVEDAREQLQGSWRPPKGTGKHQRSSRSAGIVQMFNRRFDELEAHRITVPEPPLRLDWPFADMPDGDPRDGADAAAGTAGGPGTAGGPGTAGGPGTAGGPGTAGDDVLLTADAVRVAGRLEQPMGAALVPGGRVLVTGPNGAGKSTLLRVLAGDLAPTSGSVTVGKDVRVRLVAQETPAWDEERTAAAVFEEHVRRVGADEAGVDDLGRPLPAPTLPSLGLLTAEAADTPVGRLSQGQQARLHLAMVLIERPHVLLLDEPTNHLSPALVDEMTEALQVTEQAVVVVTHDRQMLADLADWPRVELRTDAAAV, from the coding sequence ATGACCTCCGGCCCTCCCTCCCCCGCCCTGCCCGCAGGACCCGCCGCCCATCTGCGCGGCGAGCACCTGACCGTCAGCCTCGGCGGGCACCGCGTGCTCACGGACGCCACGGTGCGGATCAACGCCGGCTCGCGGCTCGGGATCGTGGGCGAGAACGGCCGCGGCAAGACCACCCTGCTGCACGTGCTCACGGGCCGGATCACGCCCGACGTCGGCCGCGTGACGCGGGCGGGCACGCTCGCGTTCGTGCCGCAGGCGCTGCGCGCCCGGGACGGCGGCATGTCCCGGACGGTCGGGGACCTGGTCCGCGAGGCCCTGGCGGGCCCGCACGCCGCACTCGAGGCCCTCGACGCCGCCGCGGCCGCCCTGGCCGAGGCCCCCGACGACGCCGGCGCCGCGCACCGGTACGCCGAGGCCCTCGAACGCGTGGCCCTGTTCGACGCCTGGGACGCCGGCCGGCGCGTGGACATGGACCTCGAGGGGCTGCACGCGTGCACGGACCGCGAGCGCCCCCTCACATCGCTCTCGGTGGGTCAGCGCCACCGGGTGCGCCTGGCCGTCACTCTCGGCTCCCGGCCGGACCTGCTGCTGCTGGACGAGCCGACCAACCACCTGGACGACGTCGCCCTGGACTTCCTCACCCGCCGGCTGGTGGAGCACCCGGGCGGGGTCGCCGTCGTCAGCCACGACCGCGCCCTGCTGCGCGCCGTGTGCACCGACATCGTGGACCTGGATCCCAGCCAGGACGGGCGGCCGCGCCGCTACTCCGGCGGCTACGCCGGCTGGGCGAAGGGCCGCCGGCGGGCGCGCGCCGCGTGGGAGCAGGAGTACGCGGAGCAGACGGCCGAGCGGGAGCGGCTGGAGCTGGCCGTGGAGGACGCGCGGGAGCAGCTGCAGGGCTCGTGGCGGCCCCCGAAGGGCACCGGCAAGCACCAGCGCTCGAGCCGGTCGGCGGGGATCGTGCAGATGTTCAACCGGCGCTTCGACGAGCTGGAGGCGCACCGGATCACCGTGCCCGAGCCGCCCCTGCGCCTGGACTGGCCGTTCGCGGACATGCCCGACGGCGACCCGCGGGACGGCGCGGACGCGGCGGCGGGCACGGCGGGCGGGCCGGGCACGGCGGGCGGGCCGGGCACGGCGGGCGGGCCGGGCACGGCGGGCGGGCCGGGCACGGCGGGCGACGACGTCCTGCTCACCGCGGACGCCGTGCGCGTGGCCGGGCGGCTCGAGCAGCCGATGGGCGCGGCCCTCGTGCCGGGCGGCCGCGTGCTGGTGACGGGCCCGAACGGGGCCGGGAAGTCCACGCTGCTGCGCGTGCTCGCCGGTGATCTGGCGCCCACGAGCGGTTCGGTGACCGTGGGGAAGGACGTGCGGGTGCGCCTCGTGGCGCAGGAGACCCCCGCGTGGGACGAGGAGCGCACCGCCGCCGCCGTGTTCGAGGAGCACGTGCGCCGCGTCGGCGCGGACGAGGCCGGCGTCGACGACCTGGGCCGTCCCCTGCCGGCCCCCACGCTGCCCTCGCTCGGGCTGCTCACCGCCGAGGCCGCGGACACCCCGGTCGGACGCCTGTCCCAGGGGCAGCAGGCCCGTCTGCACCTGGCGATGGTGCTCATCGAGCGCCCCCACGTGCTGCTGCTGGACGAGCCGACGAACCACCTCTCCCCCGCGCTCGTGGACGAGATGACCGAGGCCCTGCAGGTCACGGAGCAGGCCGTCGTCGTGGTGACCCACGACCGGCAGATGCTCGCCGACCTCGCCGACTGGCCGCGCGTCGAGCTGCGGACCGACGCCGCGGCGGTGTGA
- a CDS encoding VOC family protein: MSLRLSHTTWEALDPYAIAEFWRELMGWEVTEPEAYEPGSDECYLVTPHGYTILFYRVPDAKRVKNRAHMDLAVEDGTRDEEVERALRVGATMVDDRRGDLGWAVLADPEGNEFCILDT, translated from the coding sequence ATGAGCCTGCGCCTCTCTCACACCACCTGGGAGGCCCTGGACCCCTACGCGATCGCCGAGTTCTGGCGCGAACTGATGGGCTGGGAGGTCACCGAGCCCGAGGCCTACGAGCCCGGTTCGGACGAGTGCTACCTGGTCACCCCGCACGGGTACACGATCCTCTTCTACCGGGTCCCGGACGCCAAGCGGGTGAAGAACCGCGCCCACATGGACCTCGCCGTCGAGGACGGCACGCGGGACGAGGAGGTCGAGCGCGCCCTGCGGGTCGGCGCCACGATGGTGGACGACCGCCGCGGCGACCTCGGCTGGGCCGTCCTGGCCGACCCCGAGGGCAACGAGTTCTGCATCCTCGACACCTGA